The following coding sequences lie in one Cupriavidus sp. WKF15 genomic window:
- a CDS encoding YoaK family protein has translation MAAISDSQLHDNPATSLWAQCRTAVLLTIVGGAIDTIGFIALLGFFTAHVTGNLVLAGAAFVKGGAGLWVKLGAIPLFIVTVMLAKMWIDRCSQSHKTLGWLFVAEAVFLSGFMLAGLYFDPLLDPGAGELALTGGLGLMALAIRNTASKTLIKHISPSTMMTGNTTQLGIDLSNFVRTLSREHGMAVLKSGSIVAGFVAGAFLGAVLYMRIGFWSVLPFMMVTLYLASLSFRKQFI, from the coding sequence ATGGCAGCCATCAGCGATTCGCAGCTTCACGATAACCCGGCTACGAGCTTGTGGGCGCAATGCCGCACGGCCGTACTGCTCACCATCGTGGGTGGCGCCATCGACACCATCGGCTTCATCGCATTGCTCGGCTTCTTTACCGCCCATGTGACTGGCAACCTGGTGCTGGCGGGCGCCGCGTTCGTGAAAGGAGGCGCGGGCCTGTGGGTGAAACTCGGGGCCATTCCGCTATTTATCGTCACGGTCATGCTTGCCAAGATGTGGATTGACCGCTGCAGCCAGTCCCACAAGACACTGGGCTGGCTGTTCGTGGCGGAGGCTGTGTTCCTGTCGGGCTTCATGCTGGCGGGCCTGTATTTCGATCCGCTTCTCGATCCCGGTGCGGGCGAACTGGCGCTGACCGGCGGCCTGGGCCTGATGGCCCTGGCAATCCGCAATACAGCGAGCAAGACGCTGATCAAGCACATCAGCCCCAGCACCATGATGACAGGGAATACCACGCAGCTCGGCATCGACCTGTCCAATTTCGTACGCACGCTCAGCCGGGAGCACGGGATGGCCGTGCTGAAAAGCGGCAGCATCGTCGCCGGCTTTGTTGCAGGCGCGTTTCTTGGCGCCGTGCTTTACATGCGCATCGGATTCTGGAGCGTATTGCCTTTCATGATGGTGACTCTATATCTGGCCAGTCTCTCCTTCCGCAAGCAATTCATCTGA
- a CDS encoding TMEM175 family protein — protein MTINRSRLESFSDGVISVSLTLMLYQIQLPAEFNWGGVRAEARHFFGYVLSFVYVGIYWNNHHHMFQMVRSINGKIMWANLNLLFWLTMIPITTTWIGKSEFSKVPTALYASVLFMCATSYWILQRVIMASQGKGSSLAGAIGKDLKGRVSLVVYALAILVSFYSSIAATLILIAMAAFWFLPDSRIERYLLGQEGKDS, from the coding sequence ATGACCATCAACAGAAGTCGACTGGAATCGTTCAGTGACGGGGTCATTTCTGTGAGCCTGACGCTGATGCTCTATCAGATTCAGCTTCCCGCTGAATTCAACTGGGGTGGCGTACGAGCGGAGGCACGTCACTTCTTCGGATATGTGCTCAGCTTTGTTTACGTCGGGATTTACTGGAACAATCACCATCACATGTTCCAGATGGTGCGAAGCATCAATGGAAAGATCATGTGGGCAAATCTCAACCTGCTGTTCTGGCTGACGATGATTCCCATCACCACCACCTGGATCGGAAAGTCAGAGTTCTCGAAGGTTCCAACTGCGCTGTATGCCTCTGTACTGTTCATGTGTGCCACATCCTATTGGATATTGCAGCGTGTCATCATGGCATCGCAGGGAAAGGGTTCCTCGCTCGCAGGTGCGATTGGCAAGGATCTGAAGGGGAGGGTATCTCTTGTCGTGTACGCGCTGGCAATCCTGGTAAGTTTCTACAGCAGTATCGCAGCAACATTGATTCTGATTGCGATGGCGGCATTCTGGTTTCTTCCCGACTCGCGCATCGAAAGGTATCTCCTGGGGCAGGAAGGCAAGGATTCATAG
- a CDS encoding TetR/AcrR family transcriptional regulator, with protein sequence METGNAPAAEDAAVKGTRRLLPEEREQQIVEKAIEHFTRNGFGGSTRELARQIGVTQPLLYRYFESKDALIERVYNEVFQWRADWERQISDRSMPLTERLYAFYLDYSSVILREEWIRLFIFAGLTHEGINKKYLSKLRSKVFLPVLAEVREEFGIPAPRDAAQTEAEIEMIWSLHAAIFYIGVRKWIYGLKVPADMEAVIRRQVDMFLHGAPAALRAMRAGAP encoded by the coding sequence ATGGAGACAGGCAACGCACCGGCTGCGGAAGACGCCGCCGTCAAGGGCACCCGGCGCCTGCTGCCCGAGGAGCGCGAGCAGCAGATCGTCGAAAAGGCCATCGAGCACTTCACCCGCAATGGCTTCGGCGGCAGCACCCGCGAACTGGCCCGGCAGATCGGCGTCACGCAGCCCTTGCTCTATCGCTATTTCGAGAGCAAGGACGCGCTCATCGAGCGCGTCTACAACGAGGTCTTCCAGTGGCGCGCGGACTGGGAGCGCCAGATTTCGGACCGCTCCATGCCCCTGACGGAACGGCTCTACGCGTTTTACCTCGACTATTCATCGGTGATCCTCCGTGAAGAATGGATCCGCCTGTTCATCTTTGCCGGGCTGACCCACGAAGGCATCAACAAGAAGTACCTGAGCAAACTGCGCAGCAAGGTGTTCCTGCCCGTGCTGGCCGAGGTCAGGGAAGAATTCGGTATTCCCGCACCCCGCGATGCGGCGCAGACCGAGGCCGAGATCGAGATGATCTGGAGCCTGCACGCAGCCATCTTCTATATCGGCGTGCGCAAATGGATCTACGGGCTCAAGGTGCCGGCCGACATGGAAGCCGTGATCCGCCGGCAGGTCGACATGTTCCTGCACGGCGCACCAGCGGCCCTGCGCGCCATGCGGGCGGGCGCGCCGTAA
- the actP gene encoding cation/acetate symporter ActP, whose translation MKRALTTVVPLLAATPAWAATPPVGQGLNLIAIALFVVFVAATLAVTRWAARRNHSVADHYAAGGKITAMQNGWAIAGDYMSAASLLGISALVFTSGYDGLIYSIGFLASWPIILFLIAEPLRNLGRYTLADVLSYRLRQRPIRGFSASSSIVIVLLYLVSQMVGAGKLVELLFGFNYTSAVVLVGVLMVVYVFFGGMLATTWIQIIKAVMLLAGCAFMAFMVLSHFGFSLDTLFEHAIAAHGKHDAIMRPGGLVSDPVSAVSLGLALIFGTAGLPHILMRFFTVADVKAARKSVLYATGIVGAGYAMIIVIGFGTIALVAPDPLYHSGAGAVIGGVNMVAVHLAHAVGGNVFLGFICAVAFSTILAVVAGLTLAGSSAISHDLYATVIRQGHASDKDEMRVSRLTTLVLGVLSILLGILFEKQTIAFIVSLTFSIAASSNFPVLLLSIYWRGLTTRGAVLGGMTGLVTAVVLTILSPTVWVQVLGHASAVYPYEYPALFSMLAAFVGIYVFSVTDRSPRGAWERAAYQNQRVACELGIESKPAS comes from the coding sequence ATGAAACGCGCACTGACCACGGTTGTCCCGCTGCTGGCGGCCACCCCGGCCTGGGCCGCCACGCCGCCCGTCGGCCAGGGCCTGAACCTGATCGCTATTGCGCTGTTCGTGGTGTTCGTCGCCGCCACGCTCGCGGTGACGCGCTGGGCGGCCCGGCGCAACCACAGCGTGGCGGACCACTACGCGGCCGGCGGCAAGATCACCGCCATGCAGAATGGCTGGGCGATCGCCGGGGACTACATGTCGGCGGCGTCGCTGCTGGGGATCTCGGCACTGGTCTTCACCAGCGGCTACGACGGCCTGATCTATTCGATCGGCTTCCTGGCGAGCTGGCCGATCATCCTGTTCCTGATCGCCGAGCCGCTGCGCAACCTCGGCCGCTACACGCTCGCCGACGTGCTGTCCTACCGCCTCAGGCAGCGCCCGATCCGCGGATTCTCGGCCTCGAGCTCGATCGTGATCGTGCTGCTGTACCTGGTTTCGCAGATGGTCGGCGCCGGCAAGCTGGTCGAACTGCTGTTCGGCTTCAACTACACCTCCGCGGTGGTGCTGGTCGGCGTCCTGATGGTGGTCTACGTGTTCTTCGGCGGCATGCTGGCCACCACGTGGATCCAGATCATCAAGGCGGTCATGCTGCTGGCCGGATGCGCGTTCATGGCGTTCATGGTCCTGAGCCATTTCGGCTTCAGCCTGGACACCCTGTTCGAGCACGCCATTGCCGCGCACGGCAAGCACGACGCGATCATGCGCCCCGGCGGGCTCGTCTCCGACCCGGTCTCGGCCGTGTCGCTGGGCCTGGCGCTGATCTTCGGCACCGCGGGCCTGCCGCACATCCTGATGCGCTTCTTCACCGTGGCCGACGTCAAGGCGGCGCGCAAGAGCGTGCTCTATGCGACGGGCATCGTCGGCGCGGGCTACGCCATGATCATCGTGATCGGCTTCGGCACGATCGCGCTGGTGGCGCCGGACCCGCTCTACCACAGCGGCGCGGGCGCGGTGATCGGCGGGGTCAACATGGTGGCCGTGCACCTTGCGCATGCTGTCGGCGGCAACGTGTTCCTCGGCTTCATTTGCGCCGTGGCGTTCTCGACCATCCTTGCCGTGGTGGCAGGGCTGACGCTGGCCGGGTCCTCGGCGATCTCGCATGACCTGTATGCCACCGTGATCCGCCAGGGCCACGCGTCCGACAAGGACGAAATGCGGGTTTCGCGCCTGACCACGCTGGTGCTGGGCGTGCTCTCGATCCTGCTCGGCATCCTGTTCGAGAAGCAGACCATTGCCTTCATCGTCAGCCTGACCTTCTCGATCGCCGCAAGCTCCAACTTTCCCGTGCTGCTGCTGTCGATCTACTGGCGCGGACTGACTACGCGCGGCGCCGTGCTTGGCGGGATGACGGGGCTCGTGACCGCTGTCGTGCTGACGATCCTGAGCCCCACCGTCTGGGTGCAGGTACTGGGACATGCGTCGGCGGTGTATCCGTACGAGTACCCGGCGTTATTCTCCATGCTGGCGGCGTTCGTGGGCATCTATGTGTTCTCCGTGACCGACCGCTCGCCACGCGGCGCATGGGAACGCGCCGCCTACCAGAACCAGCGCGTCGCCTGCGAACTGGGCATCGAAAGCAAGCCTGCCAGCTAG
- a CDS encoding DUF485 domain-containing protein — protein sequence MPQAAPTSAPFAAGPGLAGSETPVVPHPMLSEPAFERLHRMRRRFSWSLTAAMLLVYFGFILTLAFRPDLLALPLTPGRPMSVGIPIGFGMFAFTFTLVAVYVYRSNTVYDRMIADIRNGEQP from the coding sequence ATGCCCCAAGCTGCCCCCACCTCTGCCCCCTTCGCGGCCGGCCCCGGCCTCGCCGGGTCCGAGACGCCAGTCGTCCCGCACCCGATGCTGAGCGAGCCCGCCTTCGAACGCCTGCACCGCATGCGCCGGCGCTTCTCATGGTCGCTCACGGCCGCCATGCTGCTGGTCTATTTCGGTTTCATCCTGACGCTGGCCTTCCGGCCGGACCTGCTCGCCCTGCCACTGACGCCGGGCCGGCCGATGAGCGTCGGCATCCCCATCGGCTTCGGCATGTTCGCGTTCACCTTTACGCTGGTGGCCGTCTACGTGTATCGCAGCAACACCGTCTACGACAGGATGATCGCGGACATCCGCAACGGAGAACAGCCATGA
- a CDS encoding FAD binding domain-containing protein codes for MNTVLHQKPKAIIVGGSLGGLFAANMLERSRWDVEIFERTPEALSGRGAGIVTHPELFDALAAAGVAVDDSIGVRVNARMTLSRDGAVVSEREMPQTLTAWGKMYDVLGKAFRGAYRTGAMVTAVDSRADHALVTLQDGSTHRADVVVAADGFRSGVREQMLPAAGLEYAGYIAWRGLVDETQLSPATHAAIFGKFAFCLPPHEQILGYPVAGDGNSTEPGQRRYNFVWYRATREDDELQDLLTDATGKLWANGIPPGLIRPDVLADMERAATELLAPQFAEVVAKTSQPLFQPIYDLTVPRMAFGRIALLGDAAFVARPHCGMGVTKAAGDAMALVRALAGHASAEAALEAYSAERVQVGQAVVEHARHLGAYMQAQLRSEQDREMAERYRTPEAVMRETAVSRRF; via the coding sequence ATGAACACCGTACTGCACCAGAAACCAAAAGCGATCATCGTCGGCGGCTCGCTCGGCGGGCTGTTTGCCGCCAACATGCTCGAGCGCAGCAGGTGGGACGTTGAGATCTTCGAACGCACGCCCGAGGCCCTGAGCGGCCGTGGCGCCGGCATCGTCACCCATCCGGAACTGTTCGACGCGCTGGCCGCTGCCGGCGTGGCGGTCGACGACAGCATCGGCGTGCGCGTCAATGCCCGCATGACGCTCTCGCGCGACGGCGCTGTCGTGTCCGAGCGCGAGATGCCGCAGACGCTGACCGCATGGGGCAAGATGTACGACGTGCTGGGCAAGGCATTCCGGGGCGCCTACCGTACCGGCGCGATGGTGACGGCGGTCGATTCGCGTGCCGACCACGCGCTGGTCACGCTCCAGGACGGTTCCACGCACCGCGCCGACGTCGTCGTCGCGGCCGACGGCTTCCGCTCCGGCGTGCGCGAACAGATGTTGCCGGCGGCGGGCCTCGAGTACGCGGGATACATCGCCTGGCGCGGCCTGGTCGACGAAACGCAGCTCTCGCCGGCCACGCATGCCGCGATCTTCGGCAAGTTCGCGTTCTGCCTGCCTCCGCATGAGCAGATCCTCGGCTACCCCGTGGCCGGCGACGGCAACAGCACGGAGCCGGGACAACGCCGCTACAACTTCGTCTGGTATCGCGCCACGCGCGAGGACGATGAACTTCAGGACCTGCTGACCGACGCCACGGGCAAGCTCTGGGCCAACGGCATCCCGCCGGGACTGATCCGTCCGGACGTGCTCGCCGACATGGAACGCGCCGCCACCGAACTGCTGGCGCCGCAGTTTGCTGAAGTGGTCGCGAAAACCTCCCAGCCACTGTTCCAGCCGATCTACGACCTGACCGTGCCGCGAATGGCGTTTGGCCGGATCGCGCTGCTGGGCGACGCCGCCTTCGTGGCGCGCCCGCATTGCGGCATGGGCGTGACCAAGGCAGCGGGCGATGCCATGGCGCTGGTGCGCGCCCTTGCCGGCCATGCGTCGGCCGAAGCGGCGCTCGAAGCGTACAGCGCCGAACGCGTCCAGGTCGGACAGGCCGTCGTCGAGCATGCGCGCCATCTTGGCGCGTATATGCAGGCGCAACTCCGGAGCGAGCAGGACCGCGAGATGGCCGAGCGCTATCGCACGCCGGAAGCCGTGATGCGCGAGACCGCCGTGTCCCGCCGGTTCTGA
- a CDS encoding VOC family protein: protein MALTKLAHFSIRTTDLERSCAFYERILGFRRGYRPPFNFPGAWLYMGDDERDYGTVHLIGVDPDNAAGLSAYLGDKSLPATGTGTLDHIAFLATGVQQMWATLRAAGIPWRDRTVPGLGLHQVFIEDPSGVTIELNYPAAEAAGLELPNAAQARTGGMA from the coding sequence ATGGCACTCACCAAGCTGGCACATTTTTCCATCCGCACCACGGACCTCGAACGGTCCTGTGCATTCTATGAACGCATCCTCGGTTTTCGCCGTGGCTACCGTCCGCCGTTCAACTTTCCCGGCGCCTGGCTCTATATGGGCGACGACGAGCGCGACTACGGCACCGTCCACCTCATTGGCGTGGATCCGGACAACGCCGCGGGACTGTCCGCCTATCTCGGCGACAAGTCGCTGCCCGCGACGGGCACCGGCACGCTGGACCACATCGCGTTCCTGGCCACCGGCGTGCAGCAGATGTGGGCAACATTGCGCGCCGCAGGCATCCCCTGGCGCGACCGTACGGTGCCGGGCCTCGGCCTGCACCAGGTCTTCATTGAAGACCCGTCTGGCGTGACGATCGAACTGAACTACCCGGCTGCCGAAGCGGCCGGCCTGGAACTGCCAAATGCGGCGCAAGCAAGAACCGGAGGGATGGCATGA
- a CDS encoding LysR family transcriptional regulator: protein MDKLLALKMFVETVDAKGFSAAGRRLNLATSSVTRALDGLEASLGAVLLNRSTRLITVTEAGAAYYQRARRILDAVEEADALIADRGEEPVGQLRVSLPVAFGRRCIAPYLGDWLAKYPQLEVEVTLTDDIVDLLGERIDLSVRLGSPASYDNVVAREIGRFRRHVVASPDYLQGHGSPADPVDLVNHRCLRFSYGARDQVWTFRQDDSETKVPVSGHFRSNNAEVLRDVALAGAGIGLLPDWLVDHDIASGQLTALFDDWSVNPDQASSAISALYLPTQRGSRRIGAFLEFLAALPGPTRRRD from the coding sequence ATGGACAAGCTGCTTGCACTGAAGATGTTCGTGGAAACAGTGGACGCGAAGGGTTTTTCCGCCGCGGGGCGCCGCCTGAACCTGGCCACATCGTCAGTTACGCGCGCGCTGGACGGGCTTGAGGCGTCGCTCGGGGCGGTGCTCCTGAACCGCTCCACACGGCTCATTACCGTCACGGAGGCAGGCGCCGCCTACTATCAGCGGGCCCGCAGGATCCTGGACGCGGTCGAGGAGGCCGACGCGCTGATCGCGGATCGGGGCGAGGAGCCGGTAGGGCAACTGCGCGTGTCGTTGCCGGTGGCGTTCGGCCGGCGGTGCATCGCGCCCTATCTGGGCGATTGGCTGGCGAAGTATCCGCAGCTCGAGGTCGAAGTGACGCTGACCGACGATATCGTCGACCTGTTGGGCGAGCGCATCGATCTTTCCGTGCGGCTGGGCAGCCCGGCATCCTATGACAACGTCGTCGCGCGGGAAATCGGGCGCTTTCGCCGCCATGTCGTTGCCAGCCCGGACTATCTGCAAGGCCACGGCAGTCCCGCTGATCCGGTCGACCTGGTCAATCACCGCTGCCTTCGGTTCAGCTATGGCGCGCGCGATCAGGTCTGGACCTTCCGGCAGGACGACAGCGAGACCAAGGTGCCGGTCAGCGGCCACTTCCGCAGCAACAACGCCGAGGTCCTGCGCGACGTCGCGCTGGCCGGCGCAGGGATCGGCCTGCTGCCCGACTGGCTGGTCGACCACGACATCGCTAGCGGTCAGCTGACGGCGTTGTTCGACGACTGGTCCGTCAATCCGGACCAGGCAAGCTCGGCGATTTCAGCGCTGTATCTGCCGACCCAGCGCGGCTCACGCAGAATCGGCGCATTCCTGGAGTTCCTGGCCGCGCTGCCCGGGCCGACCCGCCGCCGGGACTGA
- a CDS encoding maleylacetate reductase: MVPFAYQTRPQRVVFGPGSLARLGEEADALGARSALVLCTPGQRKLAERAAAVLGTRSAGIFDGAVMHVPIEQARLAREHAARLGADCAVAIGGGSTIGLAKAIALESELPVIAVPTTYAGSEMTPIYGLTDAGLKRTGRDPRVLPRTILYDPDLSLGLPVPISVTSGINAIAHAAEGLYASDRNPVSQWMSREGIAAFGRALPVIAAAEQHADEALREARSDALYGAWLCGAVLGSVTAGLHHKLCHTLGGTFNLPHAEVHTVVLPHALAYNAPAAPEAMAAIAQALGAAHGSGPLAVFELAAKLGAPTSLRELGLSSADLDQACELALRDQYPNPRPLEREGIRQLLEDAFAGKAPSA; the protein is encoded by the coding sequence ATGGTTCCTTTCGCCTACCAGACCCGTCCGCAACGCGTCGTCTTCGGCCCCGGCAGCCTGGCGCGGCTTGGCGAGGAAGCCGATGCCCTCGGCGCGCGCAGCGCGCTGGTGCTGTGCACGCCCGGCCAGCGCAAGCTTGCCGAACGCGCGGCCGCGGTGCTGGGCACGCGCAGCGCCGGGATTTTCGACGGCGCCGTGATGCACGTACCGATCGAGCAGGCGCGCCTGGCGCGCGAGCACGCCGCACGGCTTGGTGCCGACTGCGCTGTCGCCATTGGCGGCGGCTCGACCATCGGGCTGGCGAAGGCCATCGCACTGGAGTCGGAACTGCCGGTCATCGCCGTGCCGACGACCTACGCCGGGTCGGAAATGACACCGATCTATGGGCTGACCGATGCCGGCCTGAAGCGCACGGGGCGCGACCCGCGCGTGCTGCCACGAACCATCCTCTACGATCCGGACCTCTCGCTGGGCCTGCCGGTCCCGATCAGCGTGACCAGTGGCATCAATGCCATCGCCCATGCGGCCGAGGGGCTCTATGCCTCCGACCGCAACCCCGTGAGCCAGTGGATGTCACGCGAAGGCATTGCAGCATTCGGCCGGGCACTGCCGGTCATTGCCGCAGCGGAGCAGCACGCTGACGAGGCGTTGCGCGAAGCCCGCAGCGACGCGCTCTACGGCGCCTGGCTGTGCGGCGCCGTGCTCGGCAGCGTGACGGCCGGCCTGCATCACAAGCTCTGTCACACACTGGGCGGGACCTTCAACCTGCCGCATGCCGAGGTCCACACGGTGGTGCTTCCTCATGCGCTGGCGTACAACGCGCCTGCCGCGCCGGAGGCAATGGCCGCCATTGCACAGGCACTCGGTGCCGCGCATGGCAGCGGCCCGCTCGCCGTGTTCGAACTGGCGGCGAAGCTCGGTGCGCCCACATCGCTGCGCGAACTGGGACTGTCGTCGGCCGACCTCGATCAAGCCTGCGAGCTGGCGCTGCGCGACCAGTATCCGAATCCGCGCCCGCTCGAACGCGAGGGGATCCGCCAGCTGCTGGAAGACGCGTTCGCCGGAAAAGCGCCGTCGGCCTGA
- a CDS encoding tripartite tricarboxylate transporter substrate-binding protein, with translation MTTTLPFLFHSVRARAQASAALVLTLACALAPGFARADTWPAKPVTIVVPYAAGGTVDKVARQVQEGLRKRLAQTVVIDNRAGAGGTIGTGQIARSAPDGYTVGMVFDGFATEPHFYPKLPYASHRDLTGVSYMVRSPMVLVVPAASPYKTVQDYVTAARVPNKVSYASVGNGSSNQLVAEAFHEAAGTSGIHTPYKGGGPAINDLLGGHVDSMIASLPLVLPYVQSGKLRALAVTSRQRDARLPAVPAVAESYKGFEAYSWVAMIAPARTPPEVLGKLTSAMTSTLRDPAIAKLLTDGGFDVVAGDAQQTNKLIQDESARWGRLIKARNIAVD, from the coding sequence ATGACTACCACCCTGCCCTTCCTTTTCCATTCGGTGCGAGCGCGCGCGCAAGCATCCGCCGCGCTGGTGCTGACGCTTGCCTGCGCGCTGGCACCGGGCTTCGCCCGGGCTGACACGTGGCCCGCCAAGCCGGTCACGATCGTCGTCCCCTATGCCGCCGGCGGCACCGTCGACAAGGTCGCGCGGCAGGTCCAGGAGGGCCTGCGCAAGCGGCTGGCGCAGACGGTGGTGATCGACAACCGCGCGGGCGCGGGCGGCACCATCGGCACGGGGCAGATCGCGCGCAGCGCGCCGGACGGCTACACCGTCGGCATGGTGTTCGACGGCTTTGCCACCGAGCCGCATTTCTACCCGAAGCTGCCCTATGCCTCGCATCGTGACCTGACCGGCGTCTCCTACATGGTGCGCTCGCCGATGGTGCTGGTCGTACCCGCCGCCTCGCCCTACAAGACCGTGCAGGACTACGTGACGGCGGCACGCGTGCCGAACAAGGTGTCCTACGCGTCAGTGGGCAACGGCAGCTCGAACCAGCTCGTGGCCGAGGCCTTTCACGAGGCCGCGGGCACCAGTGGCATCCATACGCCCTACAAGGGGGGCGGCCCGGCCATCAACGACCTGCTCGGCGGCCACGTCGACTCGATGATCGCGAGCCTGCCGCTGGTGCTGCCCTACGTCCAGTCGGGCAAGCTGCGCGCGCTGGCCGTGACCTCGCGCCAGCGTGATGCGAGGCTGCCGGCTGTCCCCGCGGTAGCCGAGTCCTACAAGGGCTTCGAGGCCTATTCGTGGGTCGCGATGATCGCGCCGGCCAGGACCCCGCCGGAAGTGCTGGGCAAACTGACCTCCGCCATGACGTCGACGCTGCGCGATCCGGCGATCGCGAAACTGCTGACCGACGGCGGCTTCGACGTGGTGGCCGGCGATGCACAGCAGACCAACAAGCTGATCCAGGACGAATCGGCGCGCTGGGGCCGGCTGATCAAGGCACGCAACATTGCCGTCGACTGA
- a CDS encoding LysR family transcriptional regulator — MEFVRFAENLATFVDVARAGSFSAVARRKGQVASSVARQIDALEREMGVALFTRSTRALVRTEAGDLLFERAARILQELNDTRDAVTALEQGVSGRLRVACLPAFARRHVVPHLGSLYAQYPGLTVELELTERIVDPVLERFDVVIRVGQQADSSLIARRIASQRYIVCATPAYLQAHGRPLHAEELAHHRLIDRAHSTSMRGWREVLRPAHAASAAFAMECDDCDARRLSVLQGLGIALMPDWSVGEDIGAGRLVELLLEGVLPQAQGGIHLVRAAPRAPAKLKAFSAHLLQSIGSPPRWQVAMTRAGGPAGRDAA; from the coding sequence ATGGAATTTGTCCGTTTTGCCGAGAACCTGGCCACCTTCGTCGACGTGGCGCGCGCCGGCAGCTTTTCGGCAGTCGCCAGGCGCAAGGGACAGGTGGCGTCGTCGGTCGCGCGCCAGATCGATGCGCTCGAGCGTGAAATGGGCGTGGCGCTGTTCACGCGTTCCACACGTGCGCTCGTGCGCACCGAGGCCGGGGACCTGCTGTTCGAGCGCGCGGCGCGCATCCTGCAGGAGTTGAACGACACGCGCGACGCCGTGACGGCGCTGGAACAGGGCGTCAGCGGCAGGCTGCGGGTTGCCTGCCTGCCCGCTTTCGCGCGACGCCATGTGGTGCCGCATCTTGGCAGCCTTTATGCGCAGTATCCGGGGCTGACCGTGGAACTGGAGCTGACCGAGCGCATCGTGGATCCGGTGCTGGAGCGCTTCGACGTGGTCATCCGCGTCGGACAGCAGGCCGACAGCAGCCTGATTGCCCGGCGCATCGCCAGCCAGCGCTACATCGTTTGTGCAACGCCGGCCTATCTCCAGGCGCACGGCCGCCCCTTGCATGCCGAAGAGCTCGCGCACCACCGCCTGATCGACCGCGCCCACAGCACCAGCATGCGCGGCTGGCGCGAAGTGCTCCGGCCGGCCCACGCCGCCAGCGCCGCGTTCGCGATGGAGTGTGATGATTGCGATGCGCGCCGGTTGTCGGTGTTGCAGGGGCTCGGTATTGCGCTGATGCCGGACTGGTCGGTTGGCGAGGATATCGGCGCCGGCCGCCTGGTGGAACTGCTGCTGGAGGGCGTGCTGCCGCAGGCGCAGGGCGGCATCCATCTGGTGCGGGCCGCGCCGCGAGCGCCGGCCAAGCTGAAGGCATTTTCCGCGCACCTGCTCCAGAGCATCGGCTCCCCGCCTCGCTGGCAGGTTGCGATGACGCGCGCCGGTGGTCCCGCCGGGCGCGACGCCGCCTGA